In Gimesia panareensis, the genomic window GCATCATAATGGGATCAAAATTATAGATTGTTAGTCCCCCTCTTAAAACAATTAGAATTGAACCAACGATATTGCAAGCTCCTTCTACAGAAGGACATTTATGACTTTTCCACTGATAGATCGAAACTCCAAGAGCAACTACACCTAAGACTATTGAAAAAACTGGAAACACATAGATAAGAAACAAGAATCTCTTAAATATGTATACATCCAACACTAGTGAGAAAAATATTAATAGACCATACAAACACCAAACTGATTCACCCAAAAGAGGCAAGCCCCTGTCGGGTCTTCGCGCATAAAGAATTGCTAAGACAACTGGTCCCAGTAACAAGATGTAGTCAACCAGATCCATTTGCTCCCCATTCCGATCAGAATATCGTGTAAATTGAACTTTAACATCTTCCGATTCACTTTCTACTTACAAAGGTCAAACGTGCTCAGAAGGACTTTTTCTTAAACATTATCTTTACTAGTTGTACAATAACATCTCTATTTTCTTCTGACATATTTCCCCAAGAATCGACAACAATTTGCAACTCAGAATCACTTGTGTAACCGAAGTATAAACGCCACTTGCATTTTCTGTTGCCCATACCCCAGGATCGACNNNNNNNNNNNNNNNNNNNNNNNNNNNNNNNNNNNNNNNNNNNNNNNNNNNNNNNNNNNNNNNNNNNNNNNNNNNNNNNNNNNNNNNNNNNNNNNNNNNNNNNNNNNNNNNNNNNNNNNNNNNNNNNNNNNNNNNNNNNNNNNNNNNNNNNNNNNNNNNNNNNNNNNNNNNNNNNNNNNNNNNNNNNNNNNNNNNNNNNNNNNNNNNNNNNNNNNNNNNNNNNNNNNNNNNNNNNNNNNNNNNNNNNNNNNNNNNNNNNNNNNNNNNNNNNNNNNNNNNNNNNNNNNNNNNNNNNNNNNNNNNNNNNNNNNNNNNNNNNNNNNNNNNNNNNNNNNNNNNNNNNNNNNNNNNNNNNNNNNNNNNNNNNNNNNNNNNNNNNNNNNNNNNNNNNNNNNNNNNNNNNNNNNNNNNNNNNNNNNNNNNNNNNNNNNNNNNNNNNNNNNNNNNNNNNNNNNNNNNNNNNNNNNNNNNNNNNNNNNNNNNNNNNNNNNNNNNNNNNNNNNNNNNNNNNNNNNNNNNNNNNNNNNNNNNNNNNNNNNNNNNNNNNNNNNNNNNNNNNNNNNNNNNNNNNNNNNNNNNNNNNNNNNNNNNNNNNNNNNNNNNNNNNNNNNNNNNNNNNNNNNNNNNNNNNNNNNNNNNNNNNNNNNNNNNNNNNNNNNNNNNNNNNNNNNNNNNNNNNNNNNNNNNNNNNNNNNNNNNNNNNNNNNNNNNNNNNNNNNNNNNNNNNNNNNNNNNNNNNNNNNNNNNNNNNNNNNNNNNNNNNNNNNNNNNNNNNNNNNNNNNNNNNNNNNNNNNNNNNNNNNNNNNNNNNNNNNNNNNNNNNNNNNNNNNNNNNNNNNNNNNNNNNNNNNNNNNNNNNNNNNNNNNNNNNNNNNNNNNNNNNNNNNNNNNNNNNNNNNNNNNNNNNNNNNNNNNNNNNNNNNNNNNNNNNNNNNNNNNNNNNNNNNNNNNNNNNNNNNNNNNNNNNNNNNNNNNNNNNNNNNNNNNNNNNNNNNNNNNNNNNNNNNNNNNNNNNNNNNNNNNNNNNNNNNNNNNNNNNNNNNNNNNNNNNNNNNNNNNNNNNNNNNNNNNNNNNNNNNNNNNNNNNNNNNNNNNNNNNNNNNNNNNNNNNNNNNNNNNNNNNNNNNNNNNNNNNNNNNNNNNNNNNNNNNNNNNNNNNNNNNNNNNNNNNNNNNNNNNNNNNNNNNNNNNNNNNNNNNNNNNNNNNNNNNNNNNNNNNNNNNNNNNNNNNNNNNNNNNNNNNNNNNNNNNNNNNNNNNNNNNNNNNNNNNNNNNNNNNNNNNNNNNNNNNNNNNNNNNNNNNNNNNNNNNNNNNNNNNNNNNNNNNNNNNNNNNNNNNNNNNNNNNNNNNNNNNNNNNNNNNNNNNNNNNNNNNNNNNNNNNNNNNNNNNNNNNNNNNNNNNNNNNNNNNNNNNNNNNNNNNNNNNNNNNNNNNNNNNNNNNNNNNNNNNNNNNNNNNNNNNNNNNNNNNNNNNNNNNNNNNNNNNNNNNNNNNNNNNNNNNNNNNNNNNNNNNNNNNNNNNNNNNNNNNNNNNNNNNNNNNNNNNNNNNNNNNNNNNNNNNNNNNNNNNNNNNNNNNNNNNNNNNNNNNNNNNNNNNNNNNNNNNNNNNNNNNNNNNNNNNNNNNNNNNNNNNNNNNNNNNNNNNNNNNNNNNNNNNNNNNNNNNNNNNNNNNNNNNNNNNNNNNNNNNNNNNNNNNNNNNNNNNNNNNNNNNNNNNNNNNNNNNNNNNNNNNNNNNNNNNNNNNNNNNNNNNNNNNNNNNNNNNNNNNNNNNNNNNNNNNNNNNNNNNNNNNNNNNNNNNNNNNNNNNNNNNNNNNNNNNNNNNNNNNNNNNNNNNNNNNNNNNNNNNNNNNNNNNNNNNNNNNNNNNNNNNNNNNNNNNNNNNNNNNNNNNNNNNNNNNNNNNNNNNNNNNNNNNNNNNNNNNNNNNNNNNNNNNNNNNNNNNNNNNNNTGGGATCTCCTGTATGGGAAACGTGAGGAAACCCGAGATTCTAAACCCTGCGCCTACAATGGTTCTGGTGTACGGTTACGCTGAGGCTGGTGACCGCGGTCCTGGTGGAACTCAGCGACGACTGGGAAACCGGCATGAGATACCTGACAATTTAATGCTGATCACAGAGACCGAAGGCCCCGGAAATTTACAGAATGTTTGTTGCTTTATCGATCGACTACGCAGGGCCGATCCGCCTTCTCATATCCCGCTCGACTTGAATCGTGAGTCCCGGGCAGTCGCGGCGTAAGCGTTCGATCGCCGCGCGGCTCACTTTGGGAACGTCGATGGACAGATATCTCAGCGAAGACATTTCGGGAATCCCTTCCAGTCCCCGGTCCGTCAGCCGCTTGCCGTACAGACCGAGGAACTCCACCTGCTGCATCGCCGTGATGTATTTCATCGAGTCATCGTCCGGGTGCGAAGTGCCGATCACCAGACTCCGCAGATGCGCCAGGTGCGGCAACTGTTCCAGCGCCCGGAGGGAAGACGGCCGCTTCTGTAGACTCAGCAGCTGCAGGTACCGCAGGTGGGGGGCGGTCTCCGCAAAGTTTCGCAGTGCCTTGAGAGACAGTTCACTGGGACAGAGAATGAGCCCATGCAAGCCCTCAAACGGGAGCACCCGCCGATACGGTTTCTCCGGTGCCTGCTCACACCAGGTGCGCGTCGTGTCGAGCAGGAACGGGATCGCCTGGCACTCCTCGCGCATGTCGGCAATCCGGTTGAACGCTTCTGCATCCCTGGGATGCAATGACAACAGTTCCAGCCAGCCTTCCCGCCACGCCCGCGTCAGCCAGTCCCCCTCGTAAAGCCAGCGCGGGTCTCCCAGCTCGCCAATGATCATCCGACCGAAATGAACCCGCTGATACCCGGATTCATTGGGGGGCGTTTGCCACCATTCCGGCTGAATCGCTTCCAGCTTCTGCTTGGGATGCCACAACGGATCGGAACAGTGGCAGGCCACCGTGGTCCACTCGACGTTCGTGAAACTGATCCGCAGATCGCGCGTGTACTGACAATCCCCGCAGCAGAGACGTACCCAGTCCGCGCGTTGCCTGTGACCGTTCGCATCCAGCCAGTCCGCAAACGCCAGTCGGCGACTCATGTCCAGCGGATTGTCAAAGATCGGCCAGACCTGTTCCTCATACGGAATCGGCTTCGGTTTGCGTGCCCCCATCCGGTTTCTCCCAGAGTCAAGTTTACTCAGTCCTTAACTCCGGCTTGCCCCACACCGCCAGGTTATGGCTCGGTTCGGAACCTTCGCCGGCGATCGTTTGCAGCGACAGCTTCAAGACCTCAGACGAGGGCAGGGGGACGTCCAGCTGGACGGGTTCATCCCCTACGCGGACCGGTTTGGTGCGCACCAGTTCCTTGCCGTTCGCCACGACCGCGAACATGACGGCTCCATTTTTACCCGCGGTGGGATGCAGTCCAACGTCGCACGTGAATCGCGAGAAGACGTTCCCCGGAGCCAGCACGAAATCCAGTTCGAAGGGGGTGCCCATTCCATAACCGGTTTCGTAATCAGTCGTGCCGATCTTCAGGGGATGCAGTTGCCGCCTGGCGTCCATCGCCTGATTCACCAGGAACGGCTTCACGTAATACGGGTGAGGAATCATCCGCCCCCGAAAGTCAGGCAGCCAGTCGGTCAGCGGCTGTTCCGCGAACTGAAACTCCTGATCATCCACGTGGTCCGTCGCCAGGCAAATCGCGGTGAAGATCACATCCGCCGTATGCCGTCCGTTGGCCAGGGCCGCGGCCGCCCGGTGTTCGTCCGCCTTGGTGCCGTCTCCCTGCATCGTGTCCTGTACGATGGGAATGATGTGCGTCGCGGCATGGTGACGCAGCAGCTTCTGATGCTCATAGATCCGCAGCGCCGCTTCGGCACGCGTCCGTCCCAAGAGTAGGGGTGTATATGGTTCATCCGCCAGTTGATAATCGCCTGAATCCATGAAGCCGCCCGCTCCAAACAGATAGTTATAACGTGCCTTGTCCTTGGGGGGAGGCAGCAGCGTTTTGAGTTGCAGTTCGGAAACAGGACTGCTGTGTGCCGAGGGACAACCCGGATCTTCATTCCAGTGACAGAGCACGCCCAGAAACTTCATCGCTTCATCCGTTTTGCCCGCCTGCAGGTTCACAGCGATCTGCTCCAAGTACCATTGGATGGCGGTCGCACTCTGTGCCGGCGGGTTGACATCATGCAGCGACAGCCGCACGCCCGGCACCAGGCAATAGCGATCCAGCTGCGGCATTTTTCCGCCAGCGTGCTTATCCTGCAGCGACGTGTAATCCCGGCAGAGACGGGTGAAATTCTGCTGTCCAATCAATTCGGTTTGCCATTCCGGCAGCCGGGCCACCGCCCAGAGCCGAATCAGCCGATGCCCTTTCCCCCAGGCCCAGAGAGAATCCGACGCTGAAACGCACATGGTCAGGAGAATCAATCCAACAACAAGACAACGCACGCGCATGGCTCTTCCTCTGTTACGGTTGAGTTCGGGGAATCGATCGAGAGAACTCGATTCTAAGCCGCCGGCTGACAGGGAGCAAGGATGCCTGAAACCCTGAAAAGAATTGATCCCTGGAGATCAACTGGACGTTATCAGAATTCACCTTGCTCCAAATACAGATTGAACAGACAGCCGCATACTTGTATACTATCAACGTAGTCAGACTCAAACTCTCACTGGAACAGCCACTATGACTTCCGACAATAGCTCACTGATCACGGTCTCCACGGAACTCGAAGCCGCGCTGCTCGTCAACCTGCTCGCCGAACAGGGCATCACCGCCACGCGGTTGCGTTAGTAGAAACAGGAAGACTTCCATGCAATTTTCACTTGAAATTGGTCACGACCAGAAAAACTCGATCGAATTTCAGCGGCACTGGTTTTCAGGACGGACAACGATCAAGATCAATGGGGATGTGACAACCTTGAAAGATCCGTTCCAGCTTTCCACCCATGTCGATCTGGAATTCACCAAACGCTGGGAGTTTTCCATTAAAATTCCTGAGCCTGTCAAACTGGTCGTGGAACAGATTCGTCCTGTCCTGTTTGGCGGGTTACGGCCGCATCAATACAATGTGTATGTAGACGATTCACTCGTCCTGGAGAAATGTGGTTATTAGTTTTGTCAAGGCAGCTCTCTTCATATAAGCAGTTCAGACATGACAAAAAAAGGCTACCTTAGACTGCTCTCAATTTGTGCGATTCCCAGCATCGCGTATCTTTGTTACATGTTGGCAATGATCAATTTTCCTGACGACACCATCCAACCCACTCCATTTAATTTTGAAGTGTTTACTTTCCAGTATCTTCTGGGTTCGTGCATCTTCGTCTTCACGGTGGTATTGTTCTACCTGAGCCTGGTTGAGAATTTATGCCTTGTTGAAAAGTGTTGTCATTTGATCTGGACTTTTTTTGCAGGCATGTTTCTGATGAGTCTATCTGCATTTCTAATTCCAGTTTCACTCATCATTCTCGATGGATTTCCTGCCCCCTGATATTGACCTGCTGATCAGAAATCGAATTCATTTTCCGAGTTTCAGTGGATGACATTCAGCCAGAAAAAGAAAAACGCCTGAATCCTCACTACAAGGACTCAGGCGTTTTAATTTCATCGCTGTCAATCAAAGTCAGTATTGGATCAAAATCACAGATGGGTTTCAGACTGAACTAGCAGGGAACCGCCTATCGGCGGCCGATCAGATTCCCCAGGGAGTTGAACCGGATCCCCAGCATCACCTGGTGTGAGGTCAGGTCGGCGATATAATTTCCGCTAGCGATGCTGTGATTATAATTCGCACTCAGGTCAACGATCGCCGATCCGTAATCCATATAACGATACCCCAGGTCCATCGTCACTCGCTGACTGAGATCCCAGGTCACGCCCCCCCCGATCTGCCAGGCAAAGCGGTTGAAGCGGGACTGACCACTGACATAGGTATCGTCGACGCTCACTTTTCCGCCGTTAGCACCGATACCGCCACCGAAGTAAATCGTCTTGTTGTTTTTCAATGGAATATCGAGCCAGAGGTTGCTCATCACACTCCAGCGATCGTCATAGTCAACAATGTAGGTCTGTATTGGACCTTCTGTCTGAAAACTGGTTGTGGACAGACTTCCCAGATCGCGAAAGGCACCTTCGACTTCGAAACGGAGTGCCTTGCATTTGCAGCCGATGGGAATTCGTGTTCCCAGGGCCAGACCAAAATCATAGGCCACATTATTGTCAGAACCGCTGTTTGCCAGATAGGAGAAGCTGTTGAAACCGCCACTCTCCATATGATTGACTGAGGCATAGTTGTTTGCCGAGATATAGAACGAGACGCGGTCGGTCCAGCAGTCCTCCACACAGGGGATGCAGTCCAGCAGGTCGTCTTCGTTAAAACACTCGTAAACACCGGCCTCTAGATTCGCCGCGGATAAGAGACTCGCAGACAGTGTGACTCCCACAGCCAGAAACGTTTTAAGACAGTTCATCCTTCCTCCATGTCTGAAAATCAGCATTCCGCATTAATTGTCAACATCTGAGTCTGTATCCGAGAGGTCGGCTTCGACAGAGAAACCGATACAGGTCCTTCTGCGTATCGTCCTGATACCAGTGGCAGAACCCGACTTTCCCGCAGAACGGGGAGCGGATTCCCGATGTCGCGTCAGTTGTAAGTATCTGCAGTAATCTATGCATTCATCCTCAGGAAACAGTCATGCACAGAGAACGACTCCTGACGTTTCTGGTGAACGCGCCAGCTGTGCGCGCTGTCCCGTTCGGCTGAAATGGAGGGGAGCAGGGTGGTTGTAGCGGTTCTCAGATCACAGGCCCCCGGGAACCGCCCCGCAGGTCCTGCAATCTTTGCGCAAAGCGAAAAACAGGACGCATCACACCGCTGTCAGACTGAAAATATAGACATTTTGCACAACTTATATGATTTACTTCCGCTATTTTTCGTGGTACATTCACCACAGAAGGCCGCCGGTGAGCCACGCTCCTGCAGCGGCTCCTGCCCGATATTATCCCTGAAAAACGTTATTATCCCTGGAATCTCCCCGATCATGAATTTCTCGTTACGTCTGCCTCTGTTTGTACTTCTGTTCGCTGGTCTGAGTTGCCTCTCTGGTTGCAATCAGTCATCAGATACCGCGGGTTCTGACAAAGAATCACCCGCTGAAGTAGCCGGCTCTAAAGAACTCGAATCGCCGGAAGAGCTGCTGAAAAAAGTCGAACAGGCCATCGAAGTCGCTCAGCAGAAATACCTCGAATCAGAAAAACATTCTCCGTGGGAGATTTTTCACGGCATCCTGGCCTTCCGAAAAGATTACCAGATCCAGAAGGATGGCAAGAATGTCAACGCCCTGGAGTGGATCGCTTCCGGCATCACTTTTGAAGACGAACCCTGGTTCCAGAAGACCGAGTTCGGCGGTCGCCCTCATCCCTACACCAGGGAGAACGCGTTCGAAGGTCACAAAAATCAGTCCCTCGCAATCCTGGCGATGGCCGACGTCCCGCTGGATTACAAATTCCAGACTCCCGATGGTCCGATCACCGTGGCCGACATGGTCGAGAATGCCAAGAAAGAGATGCAGGAAAACGAAGAGGTCACCTGGTCTCTCTGGGCCCTGGTCCACTACCTGGGACCGGACGCCGTCTGGTACGACAAAAAAGGGGAAGAGTGGCGGATGTCAGACCTGGTCTACATGCAGAATAATACCATCACCAATGAATCCCCCTGCGGCGGCACGCACGCGTTATTTGCTCTCGCCTACGCACGAAACACCTATCGCAACGCAGGGCACCGCCTGTCGAGCTACTGGCTGGAATCGGATCAGAAACTGCAGCGCTACATTGAAGAAGCCAAAGCAATGCAGAACCTGGACGGCTCCTTCTCCTACGATTACTTCTTTCAGAAGAGTGCCTGTGAAAACTTCCAGGAACGTCTGGAAACAACAGGGCATACACTGGAATTCCTGATGATGGCGCTGCCTGACGACCGTCTCAATGAAGAATGGGTTCGCAAAGCGGTCTCGCTGCTGGCCAACGATATCATCGACAACAAAGGCGAAAAAGTGAATTATTCCGCCCTGTATCATGCCATCGATGGGCTGGTCATTTACCGCAACCGAATGGATCCCAATCGGACCGCACAGCTGGGAAGCAAAAGCTACCAGACGCCGGATGAGAGTGAAGCAGCTGTGAAAGACGTCAAAGTTCTCAAGCCGGTCACGCCTCCCGCACCAGCGGCCCCCGCATTACCTCCAACGCCGAAGAAGCAATAATCTGCGTCGCTTATTCCTGGGGAGCTTCTGATTCGCTGGACTGAGAATCGGCCTGATCCTGTCCGGACATGCCTGGCAGACTGCCTACATTCATCAGGAAGAATCCGGTCAACAGGAAGTCGACGCCGAGCAGTGTTCCCACGGCCCAGAGCCCGGAGAGGGGCCATTCTCCCCAGATCAGTCCCCCCAGCAGCAGCGAGATAATCCCGCTGAACAGGACCTGTCCCCAACCGGCAGCCGGTCGCATGCTGAAGGACATCACAATCTTCCAGGTCCCTTCAAACAGGAAGAACATCGCCATCATCAGGGTCAGGAACGAAAGCCCAAACAGCGGATGGCTGATGATGCCGAAGCCTCCCAGGATCATCAGGATGCCCAGGATAATATGCATCATTTTTCCAGATGAGTCCCCAACCTGCGAACTCTGAAACAGATACAGAAAACCGCCAAACAGCAACAGGGAACCGATCACCAGCACAACAGCAGTCCCTGCCACAGCAGGTGTAATCAGGGAAATCACCCCCAGTACGATCAGAATGATTCCGGTGAGTTTGAAGTTTTTGATGACGGGCGGGTTGGTGGTCGACATGATTGGAATCTCGCCTGGTAAAGAATAAGGTGCCGGAGATAAGTGAAAAACAAACCATTTACAGTACTGTTCAAATCAATGCAGCGCCTGATTTGAATCTGATTTCAGCAGTGAGGCACTGCGCAAAAAACATGCAGAGGCATCTACACTCTGGTCAGTCTTACCTGTTTCATTCTACTTCGGACGCCAGCTCGGATTCACTCAAGAATTCTCGAAAAGTTCTATTTTAGTCTGATTATGCACAAAAATCAGGCCAGTCTGACAACTCCCCTTTTCCCAATTGGCACGCTGCTTGCTTAAGAAGACTCATTATCTTTTTTTCTGATGACCGAACATTCTGCATTCTGCATTCCGATTGCTTTCACCTGCCAGAATGCGCGACGCTGTTCAGGCATCTGTGTCATTATTCTTTACCAAGGAGTTTTCCGTGTCCTTTCCCAACCAACGCCGAAAAGGATTTACCCTGATTGAACTGCTGGTGGTGATTGCCATCATCGCCATCCTGATTGCCTTACTGCTGCCCGCAGTCCAGCAGGCGCGCGAAGCAGCACGACGCTCAACCTGCAAAAACAACCTGAAACAACTGGGACTGGCTCTGCACAACTACAACGAAACGTTCGGTGTACTCCCTTACTCAGTCTCTCACTCCGGTTCCTGTAGTGGTGGTTCTGCGAGCACCTCTGGTTCGGTTACTCTGAACCACCGTGGCTGGCTGCTGTTGTTACCCTACCTGGAACAGAGTGCCTTATACAACAAATTCAATGCCAGCCTCGCTTCGGGATCATACAATCCCTCAGGCGGTACGATTGTCGCACCGGGCGCCTCAGGCAATCCCAATGATGTGGTGGTCTCCACCAAAGTCCCGGTCTTTCTCTGTCCGTCTGATGCGACTCCCGAAGTTTATGGAACCACTTCCAGTCCGCATTATTCCATTTCTCCCGGGAACTCGAGCCTGCTGGGTGTCTTCACGAATTACGATTTCAGCACCAACAGTGAGTACTCTACCTGTACCAACTGGGGAGCACTGAGTGTCACAAGTCGTCCCATGTTTGGTTTCAATGGTTGCGCCAAGTTCCGCGATGTCACAGACGGAATGAGCAACACCGTGGCCGTCGTGGAAACCACACGCCTGGTTGCCAACGGAGAAGGGACGGCCTGGGGCTTTGCCAAGTGGGTTGGTAACGGCACCAACTTCGCCGGCGCAAACATCAACACCTTTTATTCTACCGGACCGATCGGCAACCTCGCTTCCTGGGGTTACTCGGGAAGTCTCCACACCGGTGGTTGTCATGTCCTGCTGGGTGATGGTGGCGTCCGCTTCATCAGTCAGAATATTGATGCCACGACCCGCGTCTATCTGTCTTACATCGCTGACGGCAAAGTCCTCGGCGAATTCTAAATCTTTCGCACTGATTTTTCCCTCTCAGCCGGCGACTCTCACATCGCCGGCTGAGAATTCACCTGAAAACTATTCGAAACTGAATCCCATGGCTTCCAGATTTTTTTGCGTGCTGTCACTGTTATTCCTGACTGCCTGCGGCAGTGCCGATGAAAAACGTGATGAACTGAAAACGTTCCCAACCTGGGGAACCGTAAAGATTAAAGGCAAAACGGTACCGGGCATCTCTGTCGTTTTCTTTCCGGAAGGACAGACCAGCGGGCAGGGGGGACGCGGCACCACCGATGAATCGGGACAGTTCATCTTGAGATATCAAGACGGACGCGACGGCGTACCTCCCGGGAGCTACCGCGTGCTGTTTGAACATTTTGTGATGCCCGACGGCTCCAAAGTTCCCGAAAGTGAATTCCCCGCGGACGTCGGTGCCATCAATCAGCTGCCTCACAAATTCAGCGACTTCGGCACCTCTCCCTTCAAAGCCACCGTACCGGAAGGGGGCACGGCAGATCTGGAATTCGATCTGAAATAACGACGACGCGCGAGAGTGTCTCGACGGGGTCCCCGGTCTACTTTTTCTGCCCCAGCTGTTTCTGCATCAGCCAGTATTCAAAGAAGCGGTAGATCTGCTCGTTGGATTTGGGATTCGGTGAGTGCTTTTCGCGGTTGGTCATCGCCACCCGGTTTTTGTATCCCAGAAAATCATTGACGGCGATACTGTGATTCAAAGCCCGCCATTGTTTGGGCTGGTCTTCAGAACCGCCGGAGACCAGGAACGGCCGCGGGGCCATCAGAGCATGCAGCTCGTGCAGATCGTATCCCTCTTTGACGAGCCGTTTGTAGAGCCCGGTTCGGGGATTCTCTTTCGTTGGCAATCCACGTTTACGGAAGTCAGGGCCCTCATAACCCAGGTACCAGGGTTCCCAGTAATTGACACTGGGGCGGCTCTCGTCAAAGACAATTCCCCCATCCGACCAGGCAGCACAGGCAAACTTATCGTACAGGCAGGAAGCGAACATCGCCCACTTGCCTCCATAAGAGTGCCCTACGATGCCAATCCGATCGGGATCAACTTCTTTCCGGTTCGCCAGCACATGGAATGCATTCGCCGCCCCGTAAGCCAGGGCAGACAGCGGCTGGATTTCCGCCTTCTCCCGATTGGGATAATAGAGTGAATAGTCATGCCCCACCGAGAAGGTGACAAAGCCCCGTTTCGCGAGCGCCCGGGCGAAGTCCCGATCTTTGCCTTTCAGACCGACTCCCGTTTCCGGTTCGTAATAGACTACCAGCACCGCCGGGAGACTGTGATCCGGTTTCGCGCCATCAGGAATCAATAGATAACCGGTATTCGGATGACCGGGCGCAATATCAAACCGGACCGTGTACTGCGTGTAACCCTCTTTGTGCTCCTCTTTGAGCGTCTCGACTTGAGGATGCTCATTCACGGGAGGCCATTCGCCCATCATCGTATGCCAGGTCTTCAGAATTTCCTGCCGCCGTTTCTGCCAGTCTGCCTTGGATTTCACCGGACGACCATCGTAGAATTTTAAAGGCGTCTTAAAATCTCCCAGATCCCCTTGAAATTCCGGACCGGGCTGAAAGTAGGGTGCAATCTGCTGCCAGAGCTGTTGCGTTCGTTCCGGAGACACTTTTGCTGAATCGTCTCCCGCCTGCAGCAGCGCTGAGCTCAACAAACCAGATACTGACAAAATGCACAGAAACAATCGCTTCATGGGAATTTCTCCATCCTCAACAGTTTTCTTCTCCGGAGCAGCTGGATTACGACAGAAACTCATCATAGTCTGTTGATCCATTGAAAGGAACTGCTCAGAATGGTTTCTTGATTCCCGCCGCAAAACTGCGCAAGATGATTTTTAGAGGAACACAACGTCCGCTGAGCTCCCAATTCATTTTCACCTGATAAAAGGATCCTGTCCCATGCAACGCCTGTTTTTATCGCTCGCCCTGGCTCTGACGCTGATGGCATCGACCGCTCTGGCTGCAGACAAGCCCAAACCCACTCACGCTGATGTCTCCTACGGCCCCTATAAAATGGATAAGCTCGATTTCTGGGAAGCCAAAGGAAAAGGACCGCGGCCACTGCTGGTCTACATCCACGGTGGTGGCTGGATTGGTGGTGACAAAGAACGTCTGCCGGGAAACATCAATGTCTTCCTTGACAAAGGCATTTCCTATGCCGCCGTCAATTACCGTCTGACAGGCGAGGCACCACTGCCGGCTCCCGTGCATGACGCAGCCCGTGCGATTCAGTTCCTGCGTTCCAAGGCCAAAGAGTGGAACATCGATAAAGACAAAATCGCGCTGACCGGGGGCAGTGCTGGAGCCTGCACTTCGATGTGGCTGCTCTGCCACGACGACATGGCAGATCCCAAGGCCAAAGATCCGGTCCTCCGCGAATCGACCCGGGTGACCGCTGCTGCCGTTGGCGGGGGCCAGACTTCCATCGATCCCAAAGTCATCGAACCCTGGCTCGGTCCCAATGTGCTCAAGCACGCCATGATTTACAAATCGGTCGGCGGCAAAAGCATGCAGGAAGTCATGGACAACTACAAACAGCACGAAGCCCTGTATAAGGAATTTTCACCCTACAACCATGTCACCGCCGACGATCCGCCACTGCTGATGACCTACGGCAATAACATGAAACTCCCTTCAGAAAACGCCGGCCACGGCATTCATCACCCCGTCTATGGCGTCAAAATGAAGGAGAAAGCCGACAAGGTCGGCATGGAATGCCATCTGCTGATTCCCGGCGTTTCTAAATCAGCCAAATATAAAAACACAAATGAGTTTCTGATCGATAAACTCACAGGGAACGATTCATAATCCCGTCCCGATTTGTTGTCAAACATCGAAACACAGAGCCTTCACCAGATCAGGAATGGCTCTGTGTTTTTTATTGCGCAAACTGTTTCGCATCCAGTCGCGGATCCGA contains:
- a CDS encoding alpha/beta hydrolase; amino-acid sequence: MQRLFLSLALALTLMASTALAADKPKPTHADVSYGPYKMDKLDFWEAKGKGPRPLLVYIHGGGWIGGDKERLPGNINVFLDKGISYAAVNYRLTGEAPLPAPVHDAARAIQFLRSKAKEWNIDKDKIALTGGSAGACTSMWLLCHDDMADPKAKDPVLRESTRVTAAAVGGGQTSIDPKVIEPWLGPNVLKHAMIYKSVGGKSMQEVMDNYKQHEALYKEFSPYNHVTADDPPLLMTYGNNMKLPSENAGHGIHHPVYGVKMKEKADKVGMECHLLIPGVSKSAKYKNTNEFLIDKLTGNDS
- a CDS encoding prolyl oligopeptidase family serine peptidase; protein product: MKRLFLCILSVSGLLSSALLQAGDDSAKVSPERTQQLWQQIAPYFQPGPEFQGDLGDFKTPLKFYDGRPVKSKADWQKRRQEILKTWHTMMGEWPPVNEHPQVETLKEEHKEGYTQYTVRFDIAPGHPNTGYLLIPDGAKPDHSLPAVLVVYYEPETGVGLKGKDRDFARALAKRGFVTFSVGHDYSLYYPNREKAEIQPLSALAYGAANAFHVLANRKEVDPDRIGIVGHSYGGKWAMFASCLYDKFACAAWSDGGIVFDESRPSVNYWEPWYLGYEGPDFRKRGLPTKENPRTGLYKRLVKEGYDLHELHALMAPRPFLVSGGSEDQPKQWRALNHSIAVNDFLGYKNRVAMTNREKHSPNPKSNEQIYRFFEYWLMQKQLGQKK